From one Azospirillum ramasamyi genomic stretch:
- a CDS encoding DUF302 domain-containing protein, with the protein MTAANGLIVQSSSFGPKETIDRLVAAIARAGMTVMARIDHAAAAEKAGLALRPTEVLVFGNPKVGTPLMQAVPTLAIDLPLKALVWQDDAGKTWLAWNDPAWIKDRHGGAAAMDETLAAMSAALTMMAGRATTAGED; encoded by the coding sequence ATGACGGCAGCGAACGGACTGATTGTTCAATCGAGTTCATTTGGGCCGAAGGAAACTATTGACCGGCTGGTTGCGGCAATCGCCCGCGCTGGCATGACCGTGATGGCGCGTATTGACCACGCCGCCGCCGCTGAGAAGGCCGGGCTCGCGCTACGCCCGACCGAGGTGCTGGTGTTTGGCAACCCGAAGGTGGGAACCCCGCTGATGCAGGCCGTCCCGACCTTGGCCATTGACCTGCCGCTGAAAGCGCTGGTCTGGCAGGACGATGCAGGAAAGACGTGGCTGGCCTGGAATGATCCCGCCTGGATTAAGGACCGCCATGGCGGAGCCGCCGCCATGGACGAAACCCTCGCGGCGATGTCCGCCGCGCTCACCATGATGGCTGGCAGGGCTACGACAGCAGGAGAAGATTAA